The genomic segment CCCTTAACCCAGACAAGAACTACATTTTCAGTAAATTATTCTGGAAGCGATGCCCATTCTGGGGTAAAAAACCTTGTAGTCTATATTTCTGACAATGGTGCATCTTATGCCCCCATATTCACAAAGACATTTGATAGCCCCCTCTCTACATTTTCTGGTTCTTTCACCTATCAGGGTAAATATGGCCATAGCTATAAATTCTATTCTCGCTCAATGGATGCAGTAGGTAACTTTGAGGCTGAGCCATTATCTCCTGATGCAGAGATAAGTATTATTCTTGAAGGATTAAGGATAAATACAGACAAAAGGGCATTGGGTATATCAGCAACAACAACCCTGTATTCCCTGAATCAAGAAGGGACAGAATATGTGGAGGGAACATGGAGCATTGAGGGAAACATTGGAACATTGTCTAATAGCTTTGGAACAAGCACCATTTTTTATGCATCATCTATTGGCTTTGGGACAATTAGTGTTATAAGCCAGGCAAAGGGTAGCTGGACAAGTATCATTGTTGGAAGGCTTGTAGATAAAGTAAATACTTTAACGGCCACCCTATCTGTTTTCTGGGGAACAGCAACAATTAGAATAGGAACAGAGGCAAATACCCTTGTCTTTATTCCACCGAAGGCTGCAAGCGTGGATAAATTAAGCAAGCTAAAGGGAAATGTTGGAATTGGTGTTGTTCTTAATGCCTATGATACCTTGGGTAACAAGCTCTCTGGAACCTTAACTAATCCCATCTATATTGAGATACAATATAAAAAGGAATTACTTGGAAACATAGACGAGAATACATTGCTCTTTTATATCCTGTCAGATGAGGGAGATGTTGGAGGAACCATATCTTGTAGCCTATCTACAATAACCAAAACAATCTCTGGAACATTTAATCACCTTTCCATAATTGCATTAGCTGGGACAAGCCAACAGGCCCTTACTGCCGAGAATCTAAAAAACATCTCTGTCTACCCCAACCCATTTGTCCCTTATGACAATGACAAGGATAATGGCATTCCCTATAATGGCTCAGCGGATTCGGGGATTACCTTTAAGGGATTGACCGAAAATGCAGAGATTAGGATATTCAATCTAGCGGGTAGGTTGGTAAGGGAGGTTATGCTTACAAATCAAGGAATCTGGCAATGGGATGCGAGAAATCAAAATAATAAAGAACTGTCAAGTGGGATATACATCTATGTAATTACAAATAACAAAAAAGAGAAGGCAACGGGTAGGATTGCCATTGTGAAATGAAAATGAAATTGCTTTTAGTAATTGGCTTAATAGCATTTTCAGGCTATGGAATTGATGAAAACGCCGGGGTATCCGGGGCACAATTTCTAAATAATATTGGGGTTAGTGCAAGGGCAAGTGGAATGGCTGGTGCATATTGTGCCCTTTCGGATGATGTTGATAGCATATGCTACAATCCCGCTGGGCTTGGAAAGATAGAGAAAAAAGGGATCGGATTTATGCATAGCCGCTATCTTAATGAGGTAAATTATGAGTATCTGGCAGGGGTTATGCCTCTTGGAAATCAAGGAATAGGAATTGCCCTTTCCTTGCTCAATTCCTCTCGGATAAAAAGGACTACCATCTCAAACCCCACTGGTGATGGCTCTTACTTTGATGCCTGTGATTATAGCCTTACCGGCTCATATGGAAAAAACATTACCAATTCCCTTTCTTGTGGGTTTAACCTTCGCTATATTGCTCAAAGGATT from the bacterium genome contains:
- a CDS encoding T9SS type A sorting domain-containing protein → MEEITGWASWAQEGIVKFSESIVKNPDDIAFRLYQSGVDPTKAKEVTSNLQGLYAKIGITPETVGKVSKGVMVLDFALEIDKKLGISGGMWQEITKLLSRVAAWDPNDKEGPASQWILPEQTLHYTIFFENAIPTATTYARRIEITDQLDSNLDLATLVFDDVCIGGKVIDIPEDSIISTSTIFSPGTWTGPAPETDTCKLCIYASSTPTGLTRFILEARDINGSLTDLLPPNSYSPNGEGWVSFSIKPKSDLSSETQIKNKAGIIFDINPPIDTKEVLNTVDASFPASSIASLPLTQTRTTFSVNYSGSDAHSGVKNLVVYISDNGASYAPIFTKTFDSPLSTFSGSFTYQGKYGHSYKFYSRSMDAVGNFEAEPLSPDAEISIILEGLRINTDKRALGISATTTLYSLNQEGTEYVEGTWSIEGNIGTLSNSFGTSTIFYASSIGFGTISVISQAKGSWTSIIVGRLVDKVNTLTATLSVFWGTATIRIGTEANTLVFIPPKAASVDKLSKLKGNVGIGVVLNAYDTLGNKLSGTLTNPIYIEIQYKKELLGNIDENTLLFYILSDEGDVGGTISCSLSTITKTISGTFNHLSIIALAGTSQQALTAENLKNISVYPNPFVPYDNDKDNGIPYNGSADSGITFKGLTENAEIRIFNLAGRLVREVMLTNQGIWQWDARNQNNKELSSGIYIYVITNNKKEKATGRIAIVK